A genomic stretch from Actinomadura rubteroloni includes:
- a CDS encoding PadR family transcriptional regulator → MRGNHHSQDHETRRRRDPFGWGPAFGPGFGPGGPGGRGRGGRGRRTRRGNVRAALLALLAERPMHGYEMIQELDSRTGGVWRPSPGSVYPTLQMLEDEGLITGAEQGGKRLFSLTETGRADAGAQNAAPWDEVTAAAGENALRGREAVGQLMGALHQVMAVGSEEQKARALDVVNDARRRVYGILADDPAAE, encoded by the coding sequence ATGCGTGGAAACCACCACTCTCAGGACCATGAGACCCGGCGCCGCCGCGACCCCTTCGGCTGGGGACCGGCGTTCGGCCCGGGCTTCGGCCCCGGCGGACCCGGCGGCCGGGGCCGCGGCGGACGCGGCCGGCGCACCCGGCGCGGCAACGTCCGCGCCGCCCTGCTCGCCCTGCTCGCCGAACGTCCCATGCACGGCTACGAGATGATCCAGGAACTCGACTCCCGCACCGGCGGCGTCTGGCGCCCGAGCCCCGGCTCGGTCTACCCGACGCTCCAGATGCTGGAGGACGAGGGCCTCATCACCGGGGCGGAGCAGGGCGGCAAGCGCCTCTTCTCCCTCACCGAGACCGGCCGCGCCGACGCGGGCGCGCAGAACGCCGCCCCCTGGGACGAGGTCACCGCCGCCGCAGGCGAGAACGCGCTGCGCGGCCGGGAGGCCGTCGGCCAGCTCATGGGAGCACTGCACCAGGTCATGGCGGTCGGCAGCGAGGAGCAGAAGGCGCGGGCGCTGGACGTCGTCAACGACGCCCGCCGCCGCGTCTACGGCATCCTCGCCGACGACCCCGCGGCCGAATGA
- a CDS encoding DUF3263 domain-containing protein: MNDGSALDPIDPELENDDDVFPADLLSERDRQILAFERRWWKYAGAKEQAIRELFDMSSTRYYQLLNLLIDRPEAMEHDPMLVKRLRRTRSQRQRRRAARRLGIRP; encoded by the coding sequence ATGAACGACGGCTCAGCCCTGGACCCGATCGACCCTGAGCTGGAGAACGACGACGACGTCTTCCCGGCCGACCTCCTCTCCGAGCGCGACCGCCAGATCCTCGCGTTCGAGCGCCGCTGGTGGAAGTACGCGGGCGCGAAAGAGCAGGCCATCCGCGAACTCTTCGACATGTCCTCGACGCGGTACTACCAGCTCCTCAACCTCCTCATCGACCGTCCGGAGGCGATGGAGCACGACCCGATGCTCGTGAAGCGGCTGCGCCGGACGCGCTCGCAGCGGCAGCGCCGGCGCGCCGCGCGGCGGCTCGGCATCCGTCCGTGA
- a CDS encoding serine/threonine-protein kinase, with protein MSIPPAVGRYRIERVLGSGAFASVWLGHDDALDSQVAIKVLSGSLVDDLDVRSRFLEEARILRRADSDRLVRVHDIGELPDRRPYFVMPYADRGTLADRMRDRPLPVAEALALAEEIAYGVEVINALGVIHRDLKPSNVLFQTARGGGEKLLIADLGLAKALAHASGAFTLPVGTPGYMSPEQARFGGGLDVRADVYGLGALTYHMLAGRPPGPAPVRRRPGELREGVPAEVDEVIVRALDAERDRRHPTAQAFAEAVAALRATLPAPHDPPTGPPSGPPAGPPVGPPPGTPANAPAGSPGGPSASTMPGTPAHTSADPAPGAPGGPPAGATPGPPVGPTPGVPPGPPVGAPSGTPAGPPGGPSGGPPSGAPSGAPSGRGASAPGGPSGMPAGPGAGAAPGTPSGASAGPPGGAPTGRSGGESGRGVDPDVTVRDHPRSSGPRPVPAGRHEPFESLAPDESEPTVVDRPSRAPGGEDRTLALPAMPPHPMPPPPRPQPGPPHGADGRGGPPPYRPGEPQVGAPQGAAPRGSSRKNVTMVAVGAVVLVVALAGGLLLGKLFSGGKEKPKRAALPADFVQLGDASGHIRFAAPKAWPKAAEPTWTPSSVGLDDATPRPVLRATPSLAAFLGDGRGPGVFVGLTKDVANGKLPPSGAARHPQCTQGAPESYTSPDKALTGTITRFTACRAGTPTVTEVGLRDRGGRFGAWVRVKETDARKLTTTILDSLRLTAP; from the coding sequence GTGTCCATCCCACCTGCCGTCGGTCGTTACCGCATCGAGCGCGTCCTCGGATCCGGGGCGTTCGCGTCGGTGTGGCTCGGGCACGACGACGCCCTCGACTCCCAGGTCGCCATCAAGGTCCTGTCCGGCAGCCTCGTGGACGACCTCGACGTCCGCAGCCGGTTCCTCGAAGAGGCCCGGATCCTGCGCCGTGCCGACTCCGACCGGCTCGTGCGCGTCCACGACATCGGCGAACTGCCGGACCGGCGGCCCTATTTCGTCATGCCGTACGCCGACCGGGGGACGCTCGCGGACCGGATGCGCGACCGTCCGCTGCCGGTCGCCGAGGCGCTGGCGCTGGCCGAGGAGATCGCCTACGGCGTCGAGGTGATCAACGCGCTGGGCGTGATCCACCGGGACCTGAAGCCGTCCAACGTGCTGTTCCAGACGGCGCGCGGCGGCGGGGAGAAGCTGCTCATCGCCGACCTCGGGCTGGCGAAGGCGCTCGCGCACGCGTCCGGGGCGTTCACGCTGCCCGTCGGGACGCCCGGGTACATGTCGCCCGAGCAGGCGCGGTTCGGCGGCGGGCTGGACGTGCGCGCCGACGTGTACGGGCTCGGCGCGCTGACCTATCACATGCTCGCGGGCCGTCCGCCTGGCCCCGCGCCCGTGCGCCGACGGCCGGGCGAGCTGCGCGAGGGCGTCCCGGCCGAGGTGGACGAGGTGATCGTGCGCGCGCTGGACGCCGAACGCGACCGCCGCCACCCGACGGCGCAGGCGTTCGCCGAAGCGGTGGCCGCCCTGCGCGCAACTCTCCCCGCCCCACACGACCCACCCACCGGGCCGCCGTCCGGCCCGCCCGCCGGGCCGCCTGTCGGCCCGCCCCCCGGCACGCCCGCCAACGCGCCCGCTGGGTCGCCCGGCGGCCCGTCCGCAAGCACAATGCCCGGCACGCCCGCTCACACGTCCGCCGATCCAGCCCCGGGCGCACCCGGCGGGCCGCCCGCTGGTGCGACGCCCGGCCCGCCCGTCGGCCCAACCCCCGGCGTGCCTCCCGGGCCACCCGTCGGCGCGCCGTCCGGCACGCCCGCCGGCCCGCCTGGTGGCCCGTCCGGGGGGCCGCCCTCTGGTGCGCCGTCCGGCGCGCCTTCTGGTCGAGGCGCCAGTGCGCCCGGCGGGCCGTCAGGCATGCCCGCCGGGCCAGGCGCCGGTGCGGCGCCCGGCACGCCGTCCGGTGCGTCCGCTGGTCCGCCCGGTGGGGCGCCGACCGGGCGGTCCGGCGGGGAGTCCGGACGGGGGGTCGATCCGGACGTGACGGTGCGGGATCATCCGCGCTCGTCGGGGCCACGGCCCGTTCCGGCGGGGCGGCATGAGCCGTTCGAGTCGCTCGCGCCGGACGAGAGCGAGCCGACCGTCGTGGACCGTCCGTCGCGTGCGCCGGGTGGTGAGGACCGGACGCTCGCGCTGCCCGCCATGCCGCCGCACCCGATGCCGCCTCCGCCGCGTCCGCAGCCGGGGCCGCCGCACGGCGCGGACGGACGCGGCGGGCCGCCGCCGTACCGGCCGGGCGAGCCGCAGGTCGGGGCTCCGCAGGGGGCGGCGCCGCGTGGTTCGTCGCGGAAGAACGTGACGATGGTGGCGGTCGGCGCGGTCGTTCTCGTGGTCGCGCTCGCGGGCGGGCTGCTGCTCGGCAAGCTGTTCTCCGGTGGCAAGGAGAAGCCGAAGCGGGCCGCGCTGCCCGCGGACTTCGTCCAGCTCGGCGACGCGTCCGGGCACATCCGGTTCGCGGCGCCGAAGGCGTGGCCGAAGGCTGCGGAGCCGACCTGGACGCCGTCGTCGGTCGGCCTGGACGACGCGACGCCCCGTCCGGTGCTGCGCGCGACGCCGAGCCTCGCGGCGTTCCTCGGCGACGGCCGGGGACCGGGCGTCTTCGTCGGGCTGACGAAGGACGTCGCGAACGGCAAACTCCCGCCGTCCGGCGCGGCCAGGCACCCGCAGTGCACGCAGGGCGCGCCGGAGAGCTACACGTCGCCGGACAAGGCGCTGACCGGCACGATCACCCGGTTCACCGCCTGCCGCGCGGGGACGCCGACGGTCACCGAGGTCGGCCTGCGCGACCGGGGCGGACGGTTCGGCGCGTGGGTGCGCGTCAAGGAGACCGACGCCCGGAAGCTGACGACCACCATCCTCGACTCGCTCCGCCTCACCGCTCCCTGA
- a CDS encoding RNA polymerase sigma factor yields MAFDERTEQLAVQAAQGDQGALNELLRRIEPDVLRHSARFLPCRQDAEEACQDALLQVARNIHRFEGRSRFSTWLHVVVANSARSTYRSLKRRSVEQAGELPQQRPDPRRTSVIAGSRVDILDAMEDLEARKPDLIQALVLRDVSQLEYAEIAEQLQLPLGTVKSRIHEARKQVRLTLGESYT; encoded by the coding sequence ATGGCATTCGACGAAAGGACCGAGCAACTGGCGGTGCAGGCCGCCCAGGGAGACCAGGGAGCACTGAACGAACTGCTGCGCAGGATCGAACCCGACGTCCTGCGGCACAGCGCCCGCTTCCTGCCCTGCCGGCAGGACGCCGAGGAGGCCTGCCAGGACGCGTTGCTGCAGGTCGCGCGGAACATCCACCGCTTCGAGGGACGGTCGCGGTTCAGCACGTGGCTGCACGTCGTCGTCGCGAACTCGGCGCGGTCGACCTACCGGTCGTTGAAGCGCCGTTCGGTGGAGCAGGCGGGGGAACTGCCCCAGCAGCGTCCCGATCCGCGCCGGACGAGCGTGATCGCGGGGTCCCGCGTCGACATCCTCGACGCGATGGAGGACCTGGAGGCCCGCAAGCCGGACCTGATCCAGGCGCTGGTGCTGCGGGACGTGTCGCAGTTGGAGTACGCGGAGATCGCCGAGCAGCTCCAGCTTCCGCTGGGCACGGTGAAGTCCCGCATCCATGAGGCGCGCAAGCAGGTGCGCCTCACACTGGGAGAGTCCTATACCTGA
- a CDS encoding alpha,alpha-trehalose-phosphate synthase (UDP-forming), which translates to MSRVLVASNRGPVSFSTADDGTLVPRRGGGGLVSGLTGAGEVLWVCAALSEADRTAARKAPDGRIDQAGHDTGDAAVRMLDIPAATFERAYNGMANSTLWFVHHMLYDLPGEPCFDARARRDRQSYEAYNAAFADALARDAAPGAKVAVQDYHLALAPAMLRERRPDLRIAHFSHTPWAPPDYFRLLPDDLGAALLAGVLGADHAGFLAERWASAFLACCELLPGARVDHAARTVRYAGHVTHVGVHGLGVDGPALRSRASEPDVLARETALRDRVGDRRLIVRIDRTELSKNIVRGLAAYRELLTDHPEWHGRVTHLVFAYPSRTDLAVYRAYTDAVLRTAADIRAEFGTADWEPLIVEVNDDYPRSLAAYALADVLLVNPVRDGMNLVAKEGPVVSRDGCALVLSREAGAAADLGEDALTVNPFDVSQTAAALHRALLMPADVRAARCARLAERATALPPRAWLAAQLAALD; encoded by the coding sequence ATGAGCCGAGTGCTGGTGGCGTCGAACCGCGGTCCCGTGTCGTTCTCCACGGCCGACGACGGGACGCTCGTCCCGCGTCGCGGCGGCGGCGGCCTGGTGTCCGGGCTGACCGGCGCGGGCGAGGTGCTGTGGGTGTGCGCGGCGCTGTCGGAGGCGGACCGGACGGCCGCGCGCAAGGCCCCCGACGGGCGCATCGACCAGGCCGGGCACGACACCGGGGACGCCGCCGTCCGGATGCTCGACATCCCGGCCGCGACGTTCGAGCGCGCCTACAACGGCATGGCCAATTCGACGCTGTGGTTCGTCCACCACATGCTGTACGACCTGCCGGGCGAGCCGTGCTTCGACGCGCGGGCCCGCCGGGACCGGCAGTCCTACGAGGCGTACAACGCGGCGTTCGCCGACGCGCTCGCCCGGGACGCCGCGCCCGGCGCCAAGGTCGCCGTGCAGGACTACCACCTCGCGCTGGCCCCGGCGATGCTGCGCGAACGGCGTCCCGACCTGCGGATCGCGCACTTCTCGCACACGCCGTGGGCCCCGCCGGACTACTTCCGCCTGCTGCCCGACGACCTCGGCGCGGCGCTGCTCGCCGGGGTGCTCGGCGCCGACCACGCGGGGTTCCTCGCCGAGCGGTGGGCGTCGGCGTTCCTGGCGTGCTGCGAGCTGCTGCCGGGGGCGCGGGTCGATCACGCGGCGCGGACCGTCCGGTATGCCGGACATGTCACGCACGTCGGCGTGCACGGGCTCGGCGTGGACGGCCCCGCGCTGCGCTCGCGCGCCTCGGAGCCGGACGTCCTCGCGCGGGAGACCGCGCTGCGCGACCGCGTCGGGGACCGGCGGCTCATCGTGCGGATCGACCGGACGGAGCTGTCCAAGAACATCGTGCGCGGGCTCGCCGCGTACCGCGAACTGCTGACCGACCATCCCGAGTGGCACGGACGGGTGACGCACCTGGTGTTCGCCTACCCGTCCCGTACCGATCTGGCGGTCTATCGCGCGTACACCGACGCCGTGCTGCGGACGGCCGCCGACATTCGGGCCGAGTTCGGTACGGCCGACTGGGAACCGCTGATCGTGGAGGTCAACGACGACTATCCGCGGTCGCTCGCCGCGTACGCGCTGGCGGACGTCCTGCTGGTCAACCCCGTCCGGGACGGCATGAACCTCGTCGCCAAGGAGGGACCGGTCGTGTCGCGGGACGGGTGCGCGCTCGTCCTGTCCCGGGAGGCGGGCGCGGCGGCCGACCTCGGCGAGGACGCGCTGACCGTCAACCCGTTCGACGTCTCGCAGACCGCCGCCGCGCTGCACCGGGCGCTGCTGATGCCCGCCGACGTCCGCGCCGCGCGCTGCGCCCGGCTCGCCGAGCGCGCGACGGCCCTCCCGCCGCGCGCCTGGCTCGCCGCCCAGCTCGCCGCGCTGGACTGA
- a CDS encoding MarR family winged helix-turn-helix transcriptional regulator, protein MHPYRDAHWTGDPHMAPQNEPDELSDPVLADVSLALFHLRRVWFKPDLMRRIRAQTADGPGGRPLQISNLMVVQAVAALTAFCAEQRPEGEVTVGAVADRLEIDPSTASRLVGHAIDAGLVSRRPSPLDARRANLGLTEAGERVKRVAERFRRAYLDELMDGWTPAERAEFARLLTRFAETAARYPTEADRVDRIFAAAEVSAD, encoded by the coding sequence GTGCATCCGTACCGTGACGCACACTGGACGGGAGACCCGCACATGGCGCCGCAGAACGAGCCGGACGAGCTGTCCGACCCCGTGCTCGCCGACGTCTCGCTCGCCCTGTTCCACCTGCGTCGCGTCTGGTTCAAACCGGACCTCATGCGCCGCATCCGCGCCCAGACCGCCGACGGGCCCGGCGGCCGTCCGCTCCAGATCTCCAACCTCATGGTCGTCCAGGCCGTGGCCGCGCTGACCGCGTTCTGCGCCGAGCAGCGGCCCGAGGGCGAGGTCACGGTCGGGGCCGTCGCGGACCGGCTGGAGATCGACCCGTCCACCGCGTCCCGGCTCGTCGGGCACGCCATCGACGCGGGCCTGGTGTCGCGGCGGCCGTCGCCGCTGGACGCGCGCCGCGCCAACCTCGGGCTGACCGAGGCCGGGGAGCGCGTCAAGCGGGTCGCCGAGCGGTTCCGCCGCGCCTACCTGGACGAGCTGATGGACGGCTGGACGCCCGCCGAACGCGCCGAGTTCGCCCGGCTCCTCACCCGGTTCGCCGAGACGGCCGCCCGCTACCCGACCGAGGCCGACCGGGTGGACCGCATCTTCGCGGCGGCCGAGGTCTCCGCCGACTGA
- the otsB gene encoding trehalose-phosphatase, with product MTSVTSVGADGLDALRSHPSTAVLGLDFDGTLAPIVDDPAAARAHPGAAGALARLAPRLGGLAVITGRPAGIAVEYGGFAGIDGLVVLGQYGRERWESGTLTVPEPPPGVAEARAKIPGILAASGAPPEVFVEDKGLALAVHTRRCAEPQVALDRLRSLLAALAERTGLAVEPGRFVLELRPPGMDKGAALRGFLAERADPSAVLFAGDDLGDLAAFDALDDLRDAGVPVVKVCSGSAEVTELAARADVVVDGPPGVVAFLDGLLP from the coding sequence ATGACTTCCGTCACGTCCGTCGGCGCGGACGGTCTCGACGCGCTGCGCTCCCACCCCTCCACCGCCGTCCTCGGGCTGGACTTCGACGGCACCCTCGCCCCGATCGTGGACGATCCGGCGGCGGCCCGCGCGCATCCGGGCGCGGCCGGCGCCCTCGCCCGGCTCGCGCCCCGGCTCGGCGGTCTCGCGGTCATCACGGGACGGCCGGCGGGGATCGCGGTGGAGTACGGCGGGTTCGCGGGGATCGACGGGCTGGTCGTCCTCGGCCAGTACGGGCGCGAGCGGTGGGAGTCGGGGACGCTGACCGTCCCCGAGCCGCCGCCGGGCGTCGCCGAGGCCCGCGCGAAGATCCCCGGCATCCTGGCCGCGTCCGGCGCGCCGCCCGAGGTGTTCGTGGAGGACAAGGGGCTCGCGCTGGCCGTCCACACGCGCCGCTGCGCGGAGCCGCAGGTCGCGCTGGACCGGCTGCGCAGCCTGCTCGCCGCGCTCGCCGAGCGGACGGGCCTCGCCGTGGAGCCGGGACGGTTCGTGCTGGAGCTGCGTCCGCCGGGCATGGACAAGGGCGCGGCGCTGCGCGGCTTCCTCGCCGAGCGCGCCGACCCGTCGGCGGTGCTGTTCGCGGGCGACGACCTCGGCGACCTCGCGGCGTTCGACGCGCTGGACGACCTGCGCGACGCGGGCGTCCCGGTCGTCAAGGTGTGCAGCGGGTCGGCGGAGGTCACCGAACTCGCGGCCCGCGCGGACGTCGTGGTCGACGGCCCGCCCGGCGTCGTCGCCTTCCTGGACGGCCTGCTGCCCTGA
- the groL gene encoding chaperonin GroEL (60 kDa chaperone family; promotes refolding of misfolded polypeptides especially under stressful conditions; forms two stacked rings of heptamers to form a barrel-shaped 14mer; ends can be capped by GroES; misfolded proteins enter the barrel where they are refolded when GroES binds), whose product MAAKQIAFDEEARRGLERGMNQLADAVKVTLGPKGRNVVLEKKWGAPTITNDGVSIAKEIELEDPWEKIGAELVKEVAKKTDDVAGDGTTTATVLAQALVREGLRNVAAGANPMSLKRGIEAAVERVSEELHKLAKDVETKEQIASTASISAGDPQIGEMIAEAMDKVGKEGVITVEESNTFGLELELTEGMRFDKGYISHYFVTDPERMEATLEDPYILIVQGKASANKDLLPVLESVMQSGKPLLIIAEDVEAEALATLVVNKIRGIFKSVAVKAPGFGDRRKAMLGDIATLTGGQVISEDIGLKLENTTLDQLGRARKVVVSKDETTIVDGAGDANEIAGRVNQIRTEIDATDSDYDREKLQERLAKLAGGVAVIKAGAATEVELKERKHRIEDAVRNAKAAVEEGIVPGGGVALLQAGTKAFDKLELSGDEATGAAIVRRALEEPLKQIAVNAGLEGGVVVEKVRNLTPGEGLNAATGDYVNMFESGILDPAKVTRSALQNASSIAALFLTTEAVIAEKPEKNPAPAVPGGDGGMDF is encoded by the coding sequence ATGGCTGCAAAGCAGATCGCGTTCGACGAAGAGGCCCGCCGCGGTCTTGAGCGCGGCATGAACCAGCTCGCCGACGCCGTGAAGGTGACCCTCGGTCCCAAGGGCCGCAACGTCGTGCTGGAGAAGAAGTGGGGCGCCCCCACGATCACCAACGACGGTGTGTCGATCGCCAAGGAGATCGAGCTCGAGGACCCGTGGGAGAAGATCGGGGCCGAGCTGGTCAAGGAGGTCGCCAAGAAGACCGACGACGTCGCCGGTGACGGGACCACGACCGCGACCGTTCTCGCCCAGGCGCTGGTACGCGAGGGCCTGCGCAACGTCGCCGCCGGCGCCAACCCGATGTCGCTGAAGCGCGGCATCGAGGCCGCCGTCGAGCGCGTCAGCGAGGAGCTGCACAAGCTCGCCAAGGACGTGGAGACCAAGGAGCAGATCGCCTCCACCGCGTCCATCTCCGCCGGCGACCCGCAGATCGGCGAGATGATCGCCGAGGCGATGGACAAGGTCGGCAAGGAAGGCGTCATCACCGTCGAGGAGAGCAACACCTTCGGGCTGGAGCTGGAGCTCACCGAGGGCATGCGCTTCGACAAGGGGTACATCTCCCACTACTTCGTGACCGACCCGGAGCGGATGGAGGCGACCCTCGAGGACCCCTACATCCTGATCGTCCAGGGCAAGGCGTCGGCCAACAAGGACCTGCTGCCCGTCCTCGAGTCGGTCATGCAGTCCGGCAAGCCGCTGCTGATCATCGCCGAGGACGTCGAGGCCGAGGCGCTGGCGACCCTGGTCGTCAACAAGATCCGCGGCATCTTCAAGTCCGTCGCCGTCAAGGCCCCGGGCTTCGGTGACCGCCGCAAGGCCATGCTGGGCGACATCGCCACGCTGACCGGCGGCCAGGTCATCTCCGAGGACATCGGCCTCAAGCTGGAGAACACCACGCTCGACCAGCTCGGCCGCGCCCGCAAGGTCGTCGTGTCCAAGGACGAGACCACCATCGTGGACGGCGCCGGCGACGCCAACGAGATCGCGGGCCGCGTCAACCAGATCCGCACCGAGATCGACGCGACCGACTCCGACTACGACCGCGAGAAGCTCCAGGAGCGTCTCGCCAAGCTGGCCGGCGGCGTCGCCGTCATCAAGGCCGGCGCGGCGACCGAGGTCGAGCTGAAGGAGCGCAAGCACCGCATCGAGGACGCCGTCCGCAACGCGAAGGCCGCGGTCGAGGAGGGCATCGTCCCCGGCGGCGGCGTCGCGCTGCTGCAGGCGGGCACCAAGGCGTTCGACAAGCTGGAGCTGTCGGGCGACGAGGCGACCGGCGCGGCCATCGTGCGCCGCGCGCTGGAGGAGCCGCTCAAGCAGATCGCCGTCAACGCCGGCCTCGAAGGCGGCGTCGTCGTGGAGAAGGTGCGCAACCTGACCCCGGGCGAGGGCCTGAACGCGGCCACCGGCGACTACGTCAACATGTTCGAGTCCGGCATCCTGGACCCGGCCAAGGTGACGCGGTCGGCGCTGCAGAACGCGTCCTCGATCGCCGCTCTGTTCCTGACGACCGAGGCCGTCATCGCCGAGAAGCCGGAGAAGAACCCGGCTCCCGCCGTCCCCGGCGGCGACGGCGGCATGGACTTCTGA
- the thrC gene encoding threonine synthase, whose translation MAPTPVNDLTPAGNLGPATALVCRECGHRRELGAFYACEECFGPLEIEYDFGGLTRADIESGPANIWRYRGLLPVPANVADTPNTEPGLTRLVRADNLAEALGLQRLWVKDDSGNPTHSFKDRVVAVALAAARELGFKVLACPSTGNLANAVAAAAARAGIRSAVFVPSNLEQQKIITTAVYGGTFVTVDGNYDDVNRLASEIAGEQEDWAFVNVNVRPYYAEGSKTLGYEIAEQLGWRLPDQIVVPVASGSQLTKIDKAFQELIKLGFVEDKPYRVFGAQAEGCGPVSAAFKAGHDVVRPVKPDTIAKSLAIGNPADGPYVLDVVRRTGGAVEDVTDAQVVDGIRLLARTEGIFGETAGGVTVSVLKKLIDDGRLDPSAETVIINSGDGLKTLDAVSPVVAPSANIAPSLAAFRAAGLA comes from the coding sequence ATGGCACCCACGCCTGTCAACGACCTCACGCCCGCCGGCAACCTCGGCCCCGCGACCGCGCTCGTCTGCCGCGAATGCGGGCACCGCCGCGAGCTCGGCGCGTTCTACGCGTGCGAGGAGTGTTTCGGCCCGCTGGAGATCGAGTACGACTTCGGCGGGCTCACCCGGGCCGACATCGAGTCGGGCCCGGCCAACATCTGGCGGTACCGGGGGCTGCTGCCCGTCCCCGCGAACGTCGCCGACACGCCCAACACCGAGCCGGGCCTGACCCGCCTCGTCCGTGCCGACAACCTCGCCGAGGCACTCGGCCTCCAGCGGCTCTGGGTGAAGGACGACAGCGGCAACCCGACCCACTCGTTCAAGGACCGCGTCGTCGCGGTCGCGCTCGCCGCCGCCCGCGAGCTGGGCTTCAAGGTGCTCGCCTGCCCGTCCACCGGGAACCTCGCCAACGCGGTCGCCGCCGCCGCCGCGCGGGCCGGGATCCGCAGCGCGGTGTTCGTGCCGTCGAACCTGGAGCAGCAGAAGATCATCACGACGGCCGTGTACGGCGGCACGTTCGTCACCGTCGACGGCAACTACGACGACGTCAACCGGCTCGCCTCGGAGATCGCCGGCGAGCAGGAGGACTGGGCGTTCGTGAACGTCAACGTCCGCCCGTACTACGCCGAGGGCTCCAAGACGCTCGGCTACGAGATCGCCGAGCAGCTCGGCTGGCGGCTGCCGGACCAGATCGTCGTGCCGGTGGCGTCCGGGTCCCAGCTCACCAAGATCGACAAGGCGTTCCAGGAGCTGATCAAGCTCGGGTTCGTCGAGGACAAGCCCTACCGCGTGTTCGGCGCGCAGGCCGAGGGCTGCGGGCCCGTCTCGGCCGCGTTCAAGGCCGGGCACGACGTCGTCCGCCCGGTCAAGCCGGACACGATCGCCAAGTCGCTCGCGATCGGCAACCCCGCCGACGGCCCCTACGTCCTGGACGTCGTGCGCCGCACCGGCGGGGCCGTCGAGGACGTCACCGACGCGCAGGTGGTGGACGGCATCCGCCTCCTCGCCCGCACCGAGGGCATCTTCGGCGAGACGGCGGGCGGCGTCACGGTGAGCGTCCTGAAGAAGCTCATCGACGACGGCAGGCTCGACCCGTCGGCCGAGACCGTCATCATCAACTCCGGCGACGGGCTGAAGACCCTGGACGCGGTGTCCCCGGTCGTCGCGCCGTCGGCGAACATCGCCCCGTCCCTGGCGGCCTTCCGCGCCGCCGGCCTCGCCTGA
- a CDS encoding SHOCT domain-containing protein, whose protein sequence is MFTTVLAHGPWNDSGGPHAFWPLFPLLWALVLGGGFVLVRRRVTARPATVQDPTRNARVLLADRFARGEIDEDEYHARLAVLRYDG, encoded by the coding sequence ATGTTCACCACCGTGCTCGCCCACGGCCCCTGGAACGACTCCGGCGGCCCGCACGCCTTCTGGCCGCTGTTCCCGCTGTTGTGGGCGCTCGTGCTGGGCGGCGGGTTCGTGCTCGTCCGGCGCCGCGTGACGGCCAGGCCCGCGACCGTGCAGGATCCGACGCGGAACGCCCGCGTGCTGCTCGCCGACCGCTTCGCCCGTGGGGAGATCGACGAGGACGAGTACCACGCCCGCCTGGCCGTCCTGCGCTACGACGGCTGA
- a CDS encoding MoaD/ThiS family protein, translating to MSTVSVRIPTILRTYTGGESEVKAEGATLRAVIADLEASHTGIAARILDDNGKIRRFVNVYVGDEDVRFADGLDTATPAGAQVSIIPAVAGG from the coding sequence ATGAGCACCGTGTCTGTGCGGATTCCGACGATCCTGCGGACCTACACCGGCGGCGAGTCCGAGGTGAAGGCCGAGGGCGCCACGCTCCGCGCGGTCATCGCCGACCTGGAGGCGAGCCACACCGGCATCGCCGCGCGGATCCTGGACGACAACGGCAAGATCCGCCGGTTCGTCAACGTGTACGTCGGCGACGAGGACGTCCGGTTCGCCGACGGCCTCGACACCGCCACCCCGGCGGGCGCGCAGGTCTCGATCATCCCGGCCGTCGCGGGCGGCTGA